In Chelonia mydas isolate rCheMyd1 chromosome 20, rCheMyd1.pri.v2, whole genome shotgun sequence, a single genomic region encodes these proteins:
- the HOXC13 gene encoding homeobox protein Hox-C13: protein MTTSLILHPRWADTFMYVYEENPNENNQNKTPAMEALSGNCPASHCRDIITLGRHSSTIGSHQGSVYTDIPAPEAARQCPPPPTSSNATLGYGYPFGGSYYGCRLSHSHNVNLQQKPCSYHPAEKYPEPSGSIPSEELSSRAKEFAFYPSFASSYQAVPGYLDVSVVPGISGHPEPRHDALLPMEGYQHWALSNGWDGQVYCSKEQSQSTHLWKSPFPDVVPLQPEVSSYRRGRKKRVPYTKIQLKELEKEYAASKFITKEKRRRISATTNLSERQVTIWFQNRRVKEKKVVSKSKTPHLHAT, encoded by the exons ATGACGACTTCACTGATCCTGCATCCACGCTGGGCGGATACCTTTATGTACGTGTATGAGGAAAACCCGAATGAAAATAACCAGAATAAAACCCCAGCCATGGAGGCGCTAAGTGGGAACTGCCCAGCAAGCCACTGCAGGGATATAATAACTTTGGGTCGCCATTCCAGCACCATTGGGAGTCACCAGGGTTCTGTCTACACGGATATACCGGCTCCAGAAGCTGCCAGGCAGTGCCCTCCTCCACCAACCTCTTCCAACGCCACGCTGGGCTACGGCTACCCCTTTGGAGGCAGCTATTACGGGTGCAGATTATCTCATTCCCACAACGTGAACTTACAACAAAAACCTTGTTCCTACCACCCGGCAGAAAAGTACCCCGAACCCAGCGGTTCCATCCCCAGCGAAGAACTATCTTCAAGGGCCAAAGAGTTTGCTTTTTACCCCAGCTTTGCCAGCTCCTACCAGGCGGTCCCTGGTTACTTGGACGTCTCAGTTGTGCCAGGTATCAGTGGCCACCCCGAACCGAGGCATGACGCTTTGCTTCCCATGGAAGGATACCAGCACTGGGCTCTTTCCAACGGTTGGGATGGGCAGGTATATTGCTCCAAAGAGCAGTCACAGTCTACTCATCTCTGGAAGTCACCTTTCCCAG ATGTGGTACCTCTCCAGCCAGAAGTGAGCAGCTACCGTAGGGGCCGGAAGAAAAGGGTCCCCTACACGAAAATCCAACTGAAAGAACTCGAAAAGGAATATGCAGCCAGCAAGTTCATTACCAAAGAGAAGCGTAGGAGAATTTCGGCTACCACCAACCTTTCTGAACGCCAAGTCACTATCTGGTTCCAGAACCGCAGGGTCAAAGAGAAAAAGGTAGTTAGCAAATCTAAGACACCTCACCTTCACGCTACCTGA